Proteins encoded by one window of Musa acuminata AAA Group cultivar baxijiao chromosome BXJ2-9, Cavendish_Baxijiao_AAA, whole genome shotgun sequence:
- the LOC135622347 gene encoding B-box zinc finger protein 24-like: MKIQCDVCEKAPAAVICCADEAALCPSCDVEVHAANKLASKHQRLRLECLPNGLPRCDICQEKAAFIFCVEDRALFCRDCDEPVHVAGTLSGNHQRYLATGIRVAVSKMCDKDLKDNTEPPRHGPPLIATKVPATQQSTPSFMHSAWAVDEFLQLSDQEIGEKESSVGFGELEWFADIGLFHDETPKGAQAAAQVPELPTSQASNTGFHKANKHGTTFKKPRLEISDDEEYFTVPDIG; the protein is encoded by the exons atgaagatcCAGTGCGATGTGTGCGAGAAGGCACCGGCGGCGGTGATATGCTGCGCCGACGAGGCCGCTCTTTGCCCGAGCTGCGACGTCGAGGTCCACGCAGCCAACAAGCTCGCCAGCAAGCATCAGAGGCTTCGCCTCGAGTGCCTCCCCAACGGCCTCCCTCGCTGTGACATCTGCCAA GAGAAAGCAGCTTTCATCTTCTGCGTCGAGGACAGAGCCCTGTTTTGCCGGGACTGTGATGAACCTGTTCATGTCGCTGGTACCCTTTCCGGCAACCACCAGCGTTATTTAGCTACTGGAATCCGTGTGGCCGTAAGTAAGATGTGCGACAAGGACCTAAAGGACAACACTGAACCACCACGCCATGGACCGCCCTTGATTGCAACAAAAGTTCCTGCAACACAACAGAGCACACCATCATTCATGCATTCTGCATGGGCTGTTGATGAGTTCCTTCAGCTTTCAGACCAAGAAATTGGTGAAAAG GAGTCTTCTGTTGGATTTGGAGAGTTGGAATGGTTTGCAGACATTGGTCTTTTCCATGATGAAACGCCAAAGGGTGCCCAAGCAGCAGCTCAAGTTCCTGAACTCCCTACATCACAAGCAAGCAACACAGGTTTCCACAAGGCTAACAAACATGGCACAACATTCAAGAAGCCTAGGCTTGAGATATCTGATGATGAGGAATACTTCACTGTCCCTGATATTGGATAA